Proteins encoded together in one Streptomyces sp. B1I3 window:
- a CDS encoding GH92 family glycosyl hydrolase, with amino-acid sequence MPSKPSRAARRLAARAAALALTGALAGAVVSPAAQADAPVAHPTAYVDPLIGTASGGNTFPGATLPYGMIAWSPTSTTGDQTSTGAANGYEYGVTRMRGLSLTHVNGAGCNPGAAGDVPIMPFVGDVTSSPSADTKDAVYASGFSHADERAVPGRYTVGLESGATADLAVSERAGVADFGFPAGKPANLLFRVSNSLNGSEDADIEIDAAHRKVTGSVLTGAFCGRRANGGTNNRKSYYRLHFSATFDRDFASTGTWRDGALAPGATSGSGGEGYATGADRAGKGSGGWVGFDTTTDADVHMRIGISYVSRAGAEANLREEIAPRAGVDDVARAGSRAWDRELGSVRIGGGSEDRRTTFYTALYHSLMQPNLISDTDGRYPGMDGVPHRVTRDQGAQYSNFSGWDQYRAQIQLLALLKPRIAGDFAQSLYNFARQNGGVWDRWVHVNGATHVMTGDPSAATLATFYAMGVRNFDHEGAFGSLARQATVPHPDGLSDAGCPGQCAGQRPNLAQYLESHYAAQDVCHCWGGAAETLEDAVADDALGRWARLLGRDEEAKAFEERGRWWRNVFNPAAGDGAGTTGYAQARNVDGSWLTPFAPGSDRGFAQGSSATYTWMVPQDVQGLAGAMGGRDVAAKRLDAFFHKADGSWSVKGGDALRYDPTNEPGIHAPWLYNALGQPWKTQETVREIVDTVYGTGPRGLPGNDDLGTMSAWYVFSALGIYPRTPGSATLLLGAPLFPSAVLDRPQGTDITISAPQADATHPYIDAVKIDGRTSDSSWTPARLVTRGGSLTYRLADRPNTSWATGPAAMPQ; translated from the coding sequence ATGCCGTCCAAACCGTCCCGCGCGGCCCGGCGCCTCGCCGCGCGAGCCGCCGCGCTCGCGCTCACCGGCGCGCTCGCCGGCGCCGTCGTGTCGCCGGCCGCCCAGGCCGACGCGCCCGTCGCGCACCCCACCGCCTACGTCGATCCGCTGATCGGCACGGCGAGCGGTGGCAACACCTTCCCCGGTGCGACCCTCCCGTACGGCATGATCGCCTGGTCGCCGACCAGCACCACGGGCGACCAGACCAGCACCGGAGCGGCCAACGGCTACGAGTACGGGGTGACCCGGATGCGGGGACTGAGCCTCACCCACGTCAATGGCGCCGGGTGCAATCCGGGTGCCGCCGGTGATGTGCCGATCATGCCGTTCGTCGGCGACGTGACCTCCTCGCCGTCCGCCGACACCAAGGACGCCGTCTACGCGTCCGGCTTCTCGCACGCCGACGAACGCGCCGTACCGGGCCGTTACACCGTCGGGCTGGAATCCGGAGCCACCGCCGACCTGGCGGTCAGCGAGCGAGCCGGTGTGGCCGACTTCGGCTTCCCGGCCGGCAAGCCCGCCAATCTCCTCTTCCGGGTGTCCAACTCCCTCAACGGCAGCGAGGACGCCGACATCGAGATCGACGCCGCGCACCGCAAGGTGACGGGGTCGGTGCTCACCGGGGCGTTCTGCGGCCGGCGGGCCAACGGCGGCACCAACAACCGCAAGAGCTACTACCGGCTGCACTTCAGCGCGACCTTCGACCGTGACTTCGCCTCGACCGGCACCTGGCGCGACGGCGCCCTCGCCCCGGGTGCGACCTCGGGAAGCGGTGGCGAGGGATACGCCACCGGAGCCGACCGCGCCGGGAAGGGGTCCGGCGGGTGGGTCGGCTTCGACACCACCACGGACGCCGACGTCCACATGCGCATCGGGATCTCGTACGTGAGCCGGGCGGGGGCCGAGGCCAACCTCCGCGAGGAGATCGCACCCCGGGCGGGCGTGGACGACGTGGCCCGGGCCGGGTCCCGCGCCTGGGACCGGGAGCTCGGCTCCGTACGGATCGGCGGGGGCAGCGAGGACCGGCGGACCACCTTCTACACCGCGCTGTACCACTCACTGATGCAGCCGAACCTCATCAGCGACACCGACGGCCGTTACCCGGGCATGGACGGCGTGCCGCACCGCGTGACGCGCGACCAGGGGGCGCAGTACAGCAACTTCTCCGGCTGGGACCAGTACCGCGCCCAGATCCAGCTCCTCGCCCTGCTCAAGCCGAGGATCGCGGGGGACTTCGCCCAGTCGCTGTACAACTTCGCCCGGCAGAACGGCGGCGTGTGGGACCGGTGGGTGCACGTCAACGGCGCCACCCACGTGATGACGGGCGATCCCTCGGCGGCCACCCTCGCCACGTTCTACGCGATGGGCGTACGCAACTTCGACCACGAGGGCGCCTTCGGCTCCCTGGCCCGCCAGGCCACGGTGCCCCACCCGGACGGCCTCTCCGACGCGGGATGCCCCGGCCAGTGCGCCGGCCAGCGGCCCAACCTCGCCCAGTACCTCGAATCCCACTACGCGGCCCAGGACGTCTGCCACTGCTGGGGCGGCGCCGCCGAGACCCTGGAGGACGCGGTCGCCGACGACGCGCTCGGCCGCTGGGCCCGCCTGCTCGGGCGGGACGAGGAGGCCAAGGCCTTCGAGGAACGCGGCCGTTGGTGGCGCAACGTCTTCAACCCGGCGGCGGGCGACGGTGCGGGAACGACCGGCTACGCCCAGGCGCGCAACGTCGACGGCTCCTGGCTGACACCGTTCGCCCCCGGCAGCGACCGGGGTTTCGCCCAGGGCAGCAGTGCGACCTACACCTGGATGGTTCCGCAGGACGTACAGGGGCTCGCCGGGGCCATGGGCGGCCGTGACGTCGCGGCGAAGCGGCTCGACGCCTTCTTCCACAAGGCGGACGGCTCCTGGTCGGTCAAGGGCGGCGACGCGCTGCGCTACGACCCGACCAACGAACCGGGCATCCACGCCCCGTGGCTCTACAACGCGCTGGGACAGCCGTGGAAGACCCAGGAGACGGTACGTGAGATCGTCGACACGGTGTACGGAACCGGCCCGCGCGGCCTGCCGGGCAATGACGACCTCGGCACGATGTCGGCCTGGTACGTCTTCTCGGCCCTGGGGATCTACCCCCGGACGCCGGGCAGCGCCACCCTGCTGCTCGGGGCGCCGCTCTTCCCGTCCGCCGTGCTGGACCGGCCGCAGGGTACGGACATCACGATCAGCGCTCCGCAGGCTGATGCGACACATCCGTACATCGACGCGGTGAAGATCGACGGACGGACGAGCGACAGCTCCTGGACGCCTGCCCGGCTGGTCACCCGGGGAGGGTCGCTGACCTACCGCCTCGCGGACCGTCCGAACACGTCCTGGGCCACGGGGCCTGCGGCTATGCCGCAGTAG
- a CDS encoding LamG-like jellyroll fold domain-containing protein has translation MLRGPGHSGFFDEDDALIRQLARPRTLFRSLACTAALLLPLGATLVPAAAAAPAAGAASASAFTAEDPSTEPHGLKGEYFAMSAPGARDFAKLGAVALDPEINFPGLTGAFESATGKTEHTTARWTGQIQAPETGDYTFAAIGDNGFRLFIDDKAVIDHWQPDWDKEQTSAPVALKAGEPHSFRLEMFQDTGGANMFLRWSSAKLAKQIVPESAFTPPSDFEVYPVGLSVAGNGLEVQATFENELSGVEDVKNHLAIEADTTPMPVKSVVRASGNPKALVVTLGAAVQKGQQVRFAYDGEGGLKNGDETVPEISRRAKNLSTHRLTTPWGDKVDRNNPLPEYPRPQQVRDDWKNLNGPWEFAGATAGEQPVFGKALDERITVPYPVESQLSGLERHEDHMFYRKLVTVPKSWSVGKRGGDDRLKLNFGAVDYQARVWVNGKQVAEHTGGYTAFSADVTDALKGSGPQEIVVAVTDTTGADQPTGKQSANPSGIFYTASSGIWQTVWMEPVAPAAVDSLKTTPDIGKGRLALTVNSGDASESARITAVARDRKGKVVGRVTGPANSELSLPVARQHLWTPDDPYLYDLEVTLKDGRSKDTVDSYFGMRSFGVAEVGGYQKLVLNGKPFFSLAQLDQGFYPDGLNTAPSDTALVFDLKAQKDLGFNSVRKHIKVEPARWYYHADQLGLLVWQDFVSGNITGEKGQKAFLDQGAEMMEQLHNYPSIGAWIVFNEGWGEWDRTETGKITERVQAADPSRVVNAHSGVNCCNSKGDSGKGDIIDHHDYNNTDPAFPDDSRAAMDGEHGGFTLRMPGHMWPGAPTAIYSGVADKDALTAKYVDNTRTYYLEAAGAELSGSIYTQVTDLENELNGLWTYDRREIKVDAAKVRKINQEVIAAGAAAGERDAIKGGGAWALDEDKGTKAADSGPNHKDLTLSEGTSWAPGVQGSALKFDGAGQYAETDGPVVDTTGDYTVSAWASLDALPGNYATVVSQDGRRQENPFYLQYGQGGFAFSTPGAHRARLELNPELGQWYHLVGVRSGDEIKLYVDGELAATAAAGPADVSTGALSVGRAKWSGGNTDFWNGSVDQVKVYDKALTDQEVTALHDGEQP, from the coding sequence GTGCTCCGCGGTCCGGGGCACTCCGGCTTCTTCGACGAGGACGACGCCTTGATACGACAACTTGCCCGCCCCCGCACGCTCTTCAGATCACTCGCCTGTACGGCGGCGCTGCTGCTCCCCCTGGGGGCCACTTTGGTCCCGGCCGCCGCCGCAGCCCCCGCCGCGGGCGCCGCCTCCGCATCGGCGTTCACGGCGGAGGACCCCTCCACCGAGCCGCACGGACTCAAGGGCGAGTACTTCGCCATGTCCGCCCCGGGCGCCCGTGACTTCGCGAAGCTCGGCGCCGTCGCACTCGACCCGGAGATCAACTTCCCCGGCCTGACCGGTGCCTTCGAGTCGGCCACCGGGAAGACCGAGCACACGACCGCCCGCTGGACGGGGCAGATCCAGGCCCCGGAGACCGGCGACTACACCTTCGCCGCGATCGGTGACAACGGCTTCCGGCTCTTCATCGACGACAAGGCCGTCATCGACCACTGGCAGCCGGACTGGGACAAGGAGCAGACCAGTGCGCCGGTCGCCCTGAAGGCCGGTGAACCGCACTCGTTCCGGTTGGAGATGTTCCAGGACACCGGCGGGGCGAACATGTTCCTGCGCTGGTCGAGCGCGAAGCTGGCCAAGCAGATCGTGCCCGAGTCGGCCTTCACCCCGCCGTCCGACTTCGAGGTCTACCCGGTCGGGCTGAGCGTCGCCGGGAACGGCCTCGAGGTGCAGGCGACCTTCGAGAACGAGCTCAGCGGCGTCGAGGACGTGAAGAACCACCTCGCCATCGAGGCGGACACCACGCCGATGCCCGTGAAGTCGGTGGTCAGGGCGTCCGGCAACCCCAAGGCGCTCGTCGTCACCCTGGGCGCAGCCGTCCAGAAGGGCCAGCAGGTCAGGTTCGCGTACGACGGTGAGGGCGGTCTGAAGAACGGCGACGAGACCGTCCCGGAGATCAGCCGCAGGGCGAAGAACCTCTCCACGCACCGGCTGACCACGCCGTGGGGCGACAAGGTCGACCGCAACAACCCGCTGCCGGAGTACCCCCGCCCGCAGCAGGTGCGCGACGACTGGAAGAACCTCAACGGACCCTGGGAGTTCGCGGGAGCCACCGCCGGTGAGCAGCCGGTCTTCGGCAAGGCGCTCGACGAGCGCATCACCGTGCCCTACCCCGTCGAGTCCCAGCTCTCCGGACTCGAGCGCCACGAAGACCACATGTTCTACCGCAAGCTCGTCACGGTGCCCAAGAGCTGGTCGGTCGGCAAGCGGGGCGGCGACGACCGCCTGAAGCTCAACTTCGGCGCCGTCGACTACCAGGCGCGGGTCTGGGTGAACGGCAAGCAGGTCGCCGAGCACACCGGCGGCTACACCGCCTTCAGCGCCGACGTCACCGACGCGCTCAAGGGCAGCGGCCCCCAGGAGATCGTGGTCGCGGTCACCGACACCACCGGAGCCGACCAGCCCACCGGCAAGCAGTCCGCGAACCCCAGCGGCATCTTCTACACCGCGTCCTCCGGTATCTGGCAGACCGTCTGGATGGAGCCCGTCGCCCCCGCGGCCGTCGACTCCCTGAAGACCACGCCCGACATCGGCAAGGGCCGGCTCGCCCTCACGGTCAACTCCGGGGACGCCTCGGAGTCGGCCCGGATCACCGCCGTCGCCCGTGACAGGAAGGGCAAGGTCGTAGGCAGGGTCACCGGCCCCGCCAACAGCGAACTGAGCCTTCCGGTCGCCAGGCAGCACCTGTGGACGCCGGACGACCCGTACCTGTACGACCTGGAGGTCACCCTCAAGGACGGCCGCTCCAAGGACACCGTCGACAGCTACTTCGGTATGCGCTCCTTCGGCGTCGCCGAGGTCGGCGGCTACCAGAAGCTGGTGCTCAACGGGAAGCCGTTCTTCTCGCTCGCCCAACTCGACCAGGGCTTCTACCCCGACGGCCTGAACACGGCGCCCAGTGACACGGCCCTGGTCTTCGACCTGAAGGCGCAGAAGGACCTCGGCTTCAACTCCGTCCGCAAGCACATCAAGGTCGAGCCGGCCCGTTGGTACTACCACGCCGACCAGCTGGGTCTCCTGGTGTGGCAGGACTTCGTCTCCGGCAACATCACCGGCGAGAAGGGCCAGAAGGCCTTCCTCGACCAGGGGGCCGAGATGATGGAGCAGCTGCACAACTACCCCTCGATCGGCGCCTGGATCGTCTTCAACGAGGGCTGGGGCGAGTGGGACCGCACCGAGACCGGCAAGATCACCGAAAGGGTCCAGGCCGCTGACCCCTCCCGGGTCGTCAACGCCCACAGCGGTGTCAACTGCTGCAACTCCAAGGGCGATTCCGGCAAGGGCGACATCATCGACCACCACGACTACAACAACACCGACCCGGCATTCCCCGACGACAGCCGCGCCGCCATGGACGGGGAGCACGGTGGCTTCACCCTGCGGATGCCCGGACACATGTGGCCCGGTGCACCCACCGCGATCTACAGCGGTGTCGCGGACAAGGACGCCCTGACCGCCAAGTACGTCGACAACACCCGCACGTACTACCTGGAGGCGGCGGGCGCCGAACTCTCCGGCTCCATCTACACCCAGGTGACCGACCTGGAGAACGAGCTCAACGGTCTCTGGACGTACGACCGCCGCGAGATCAAGGTCGACGCGGCCAAGGTGCGGAAGATCAACCAGGAAGTCATCGCCGCCGGTGCGGCCGCGGGCGAGCGGGACGCGATCAAGGGCGGTGGTGCCTGGGCCCTCGACGAGGACAAGGGAACCAAGGCCGCCGACAGCGGCCCGAACCACAAGGACCTCACCCTCTCCGAGGGAACGTCCTGGGCACCGGGCGTGCAGGGTTCGGCACTGAAGTTCGACGGTGCGGGCCAGTACGCCGAGACGGACGGCCCGGTCGTCGACACCACCGGTGACTACACCGTGTCGGCCTGGGCATCGCTCGACGCGCTCCCGGGCAACTACGCCACCGTCGTCAGCCAGGACGGCCGGCGCCAGGAGAACCCGTTCTACCTCCAGTACGGCCAGGGCGGGTTCGCCTTCTCCACCCCGGGCGCCCACCGGGCCCGACTGGAGCTGAACCCCGAGCTCGGCCAGTGGTACCACCTGGTCGGCGTGCGCAGCGGTGACGAGATCAAGCTGTACGTCGACGGCGAGCTCGCGGCCACCGCCGCGGCCGGGCCCGCCGACGTCAGCACCGGCGCGCTCTCGGTGGGACGCGCCAAGTGGTCGGGCGGCAACACCGACTTCTGGAACGGTTCCGTCGACCAGGTGAAGGTGTACGACAAGGCGCTCACCGACCAGGAGGTGACCGCGCTCCACGACGGCGAACAGCCGTAG
- a CDS encoding LacI family DNA-binding transcriptional regulator, translating into MAARLKDVAALAGVSVRTVSNVVSNAAAVAPGTRARVMAAVEELGYRPNLAARNLRQGRTGLIGVAVPEIHSPYFGALAGLLIDAAQERGWTVLLERTGGRADLERRLLDGSEGHQVDGMIISPWSTSPSELASLAGGLPLVVLGELEPDGSIDHVAVDNLEAARDAARHLVSLGRRRIAAIGLQSGLGHGTAELRAEGFRQGLREAGLAPVAEVEVADLHRAEGARALRALLRMPGSVDAVFCFSDELALGALRVAAEQAVRVPEDLALMGFDDIEDGRFAAPSLTTIAPDREQIAERAVQCLTERVFGRLQALPARRIVVPHRVVARESTGTAVSPV; encoded by the coding sequence GTGGCAGCGAGACTCAAGGACGTGGCCGCGCTCGCGGGAGTGTCCGTCCGGACCGTCTCCAACGTCGTGAGCAACGCCGCGGCCGTCGCACCGGGAACGCGCGCCCGGGTCATGGCCGCGGTCGAGGAACTGGGCTACCGCCCCAACCTCGCCGCCCGCAACCTCCGGCAGGGGCGCACCGGACTCATCGGGGTGGCCGTGCCCGAGATCCACTCTCCCTATTTCGGCGCACTGGCCGGTCTCCTCATCGACGCGGCGCAGGAGCGCGGATGGACGGTGCTCCTGGAGCGGACCGGCGGGCGGGCGGACCTGGAGCGGCGCCTTCTGGACGGCTCCGAGGGCCACCAGGTCGACGGGATGATCATCAGCCCGTGGTCGACGTCTCCGTCCGAACTGGCCTCGCTCGCGGGGGGCCTGCCACTCGTCGTCCTCGGTGAGCTGGAGCCGGACGGGTCCATCGACCACGTGGCCGTGGACAACCTGGAGGCCGCGCGTGACGCGGCCCGCCATCTGGTCTCGCTGGGCCGTCGGCGCATCGCGGCGATCGGCCTGCAGTCCGGACTGGGCCACGGCACGGCCGAACTGCGGGCCGAGGGGTTCCGCCAAGGGCTGCGGGAGGCCGGCTTGGCACCGGTGGCCGAGGTGGAGGTGGCCGATCTGCACCGGGCGGAGGGGGCGCGGGCCCTGCGGGCACTGCTGAGGATGCCCGGTTCCGTCGACGCCGTCTTCTGCTTCAGTGACGAACTCGCCCTCGGTGCCCTGCGCGTGGCCGCCGAACAGGCCGTGCGGGTGCCTGAGGACCTGGCGCTGATGGGGTTCGACGACATCGAGGACGGCCGGTTCGCCGCACCCTCCCTCACCACGATCGCCCCGGACCGGGAGCAGATCGCCGAACGCGCGGTGCAGTGTCTGACCGAGCGTGTCTTCGGCCGGCTCCAGGCGCTGCCCGCCCGCCGGATCGTGGTCCCGCACCGCGTGGTGGCCCGGGAGAGCACCGGGACCGCGGTCTCCCCGGTGTGA
- a CDS encoding phytanoyl-CoA dioxygenase family protein — MTEAATTAAHSLHLDAAVQDLYTAGITAHRGAFAPEWADVMREDIEEAFAEARGREGGAVGRGPHRYYVEIHPEQLRGFVDLVDHPWVRALSEAVLGPDYRIVELGFDVPLAGAVNQPWHRDFPMPDATRHGRRLTSLAFNLTAVDTRDDMGPFEIAPGTQWDDDPGFGHGMFPPRDAYPRYAALAERKYPRRGDISARSALTIHRGTANHSPDARPVLVLGVDAPGAGNDAQHDMAVTRSYWASLPGRVRAHLHCPVVEELAPIVQKHTIEGLVMGDA; from the coding sequence ATGACCGAGGCCGCGACCACCGCCGCTCACTCCTTGCACCTCGATGCGGCCGTCCAGGACCTGTACACGGCCGGCATCACCGCCCACCGGGGCGCGTTCGCTCCGGAGTGGGCCGACGTGATGCGGGAGGACATCGAGGAGGCCTTCGCCGAGGCACGCGGCCGGGAAGGCGGGGCGGTCGGCCGGGGGCCCCACCGGTACTACGTGGAAATCCACCCGGAGCAGCTCCGGGGCTTCGTGGACCTGGTCGACCATCCCTGGGTGCGTGCGCTGTCGGAGGCCGTCCTGGGACCCGACTACCGCATCGTCGAGCTGGGTTTCGACGTCCCGCTGGCCGGAGCGGTGAACCAGCCCTGGCACCGGGACTTCCCCATGCCGGACGCCACCCGGCACGGTCGCCGGCTGACGTCCCTCGCCTTCAACCTCACCGCTGTGGACACGCGCGACGACATGGGCCCGTTCGAGATCGCGCCGGGCACCCAGTGGGACGACGACCCGGGCTTCGGCCACGGGATGTTCCCGCCCCGCGACGCCTACCCGCGCTACGCCGCCCTCGCGGAGCGCAAGTACCCGCGGCGCGGGGACATCTCGGCCCGTTCCGCGCTGACGATCCACCGGGGGACGGCGAACCACTCGCCCGACGCCCGGCCGGTTCTGGTGCTGGGCGTCGACGCTCCCGGCGCGGGCAACGACGCCCAGCACGACATGGCGGTGACCCGCTCCTACTGGGCTTCCCTGCCCGGGCGGGTGAGGGCGCATCTGCACTGCCCCGTGGTGGAGGAACTGGCCCCCATCGTCCAGAAGCACACCATCGAAGGCCTGGTCATGGGCGACGCGTGA
- a CDS encoding AbfB domain-containing protein, with protein sequence MNPVREPGRGPWWRRLTAGTGLLALVATALVGVGAHSSQAAAAAWAPKPSPMTTPWTSQVPVDKPLPEYPRPQLTRPDWANLNGIWDFAVTGRDAGQPAAFSEQIRVPFVAESALSGIKRKITESDKLWYKRTFTVPADWNGRRVVLNFGASDWQSTVWVNGTQVGAHKGGFDAFSYDITPQLNGGTNTVVVSVYDPTQTGGQAVGKQRINDVNPHSGGGIFYTAASGIWQTVWLEPVAAAHITRLDMTPNLGDSTLRVKAQTAGAAGRTARVTVSSGGTVVGTATGTPGTEISVPVPNPRLWNPDDPFLYDVRAELLDQAAVVDTVGSYAGMRSIAVAKVDNVLRPVLNGKFVFQTGTLDQGYWPDGIYTAPTDAALRSDLQAHKDLGFNMVRKHIKVEPQRWFYWADKLGLLVWQDMPAMDTGKSPDGAARTQWEAEYHAVIDQHRSSPSLVMWVDQNEGWGQYDQARIANEVKAYDPSRLVNNMSGVNCCGSVDGGNGDVIDNHVYVGPGNTAPTATRAAVLGEFGGLGYKVPGHEWYPGGGFSYEDQASVSALNNRFVGLLDSIRVGQLPAGLSASVYTEITDVENEVNGLLTYDRQVVKVDTARVKAANQALIQASRTPAPPVTLPTGQYKSLRVTTPGHTNKYLRHSQELAYTAVVDGGSSTLLKNDATWKIVTGLANGNCYSLESRNYPGEYLRHRDFRVRRDADDGSALFKADATWCAIAGQGGVRLSSANLPGSYLRHIDSEVWLASPGGGHAWDNAATFTEDTTWAVDAPWAP encoded by the coding sequence ATGAATCCCGTACGCGAGCCAGGCCGCGGTCCCTGGTGGAGACGCTTAACCGCCGGCACGGGGCTGCTGGCCCTCGTCGCGACCGCACTGGTGGGCGTCGGCGCGCACTCCTCCCAGGCCGCGGCCGCCGCCTGGGCGCCGAAGCCCTCCCCGATGACCACGCCGTGGACCAGCCAGGTCCCGGTCGACAAGCCGCTTCCGGAGTACCCGCGGCCCCAGCTCACCCGGCCGGACTGGGCCAACCTCAACGGCATCTGGGACTTCGCCGTGACCGGCCGTGACGCCGGTCAGCCCGCCGCCTTCTCCGAGCAGATCCGGGTCCCCTTCGTCGCGGAATCCGCGCTCTCGGGCATCAAGCGCAAGATCACCGAGAGCGACAAGCTCTGGTACAAGCGCACCTTCACCGTGCCGGCGGACTGGAACGGCCGGCGGGTCGTGCTCAACTTCGGTGCCTCCGACTGGCAGAGCACCGTCTGGGTCAACGGCACCCAGGTCGGCGCCCACAAGGGCGGCTTCGACGCGTTCTCCTACGACATCACGCCCCAGCTGAACGGCGGCACGAACACCGTCGTGGTCTCCGTCTACGACCCTACGCAGACGGGCGGCCAGGCCGTCGGCAAGCAGCGGATCAACGACGTGAACCCGCACTCGGGCGGCGGCATCTTCTACACCGCGGCCTCCGGCATCTGGCAGACCGTCTGGCTGGAGCCCGTGGCCGCCGCGCACATCACCCGGCTGGACATGACGCCGAACCTCGGCGACAGCACCCTCCGGGTGAAGGCGCAGACGGCCGGCGCGGCGGGCCGGACCGCCCGGGTCACCGTCTCCAGCGGCGGCACCGTGGTGGGCACGGCGACCGGAACCCCCGGTACGGAGATCTCCGTACCGGTGCCGAACCCCCGGCTGTGGAACCCGGACGACCCGTTCCTGTACGACGTACGCGCCGAACTGCTCGACCAGGCCGCCGTGGTGGACACCGTGGGCAGTTACGCGGGCATGCGGTCGATCGCCGTCGCCAAGGTCGACAACGTGCTGCGTCCCGTCCTCAACGGGAAGTTCGTCTTCCAGACCGGCACGCTCGACCAGGGTTACTGGCCGGACGGCATCTACACGGCGCCGACCGACGCCGCCCTCAGGTCGGACCTGCAGGCGCACAAGGACCTGGGCTTCAACATGGTCCGCAAGCACATCAAGGTGGAACCGCAGCGCTGGTTCTACTGGGCGGACAAGCTGGGCCTCCTGGTCTGGCAGGACATGCCCGCGATGGACACCGGCAAATCCCCCGACGGCGCCGCCCGCACCCAGTGGGAGGCCGAGTACCACGCGGTCATCGACCAGCACCGCAGCTCCCCCTCGCTGGTCATGTGGGTCGACCAGAACGAGGGCTGGGGCCAGTACGACCAGGCGAGGATCGCGAACGAGGTGAAGGCGTACGACCCCTCGCGGCTGGTGAACAACATGAGCGGGGTCAACTGCTGCGGTTCCGTGGACGGCGGCAACGGCGACGTGATCGACAACCACGTCTACGTCGGCCCCGGCAACACCGCACCCACCGCGACCCGGGCCGCGGTCCTCGGTGAGTTCGGCGGCCTGGGCTACAAGGTGCCGGGCCACGAGTGGTATCCGGGCGGCGGCTTCAGCTACGAGGACCAGGCGAGCGTCTCCGCGCTGAACAACCGTTTCGTCGGGCTCCTCGACAGCATCCGCGTCGGCCAGCTGCCCGCCGGGCTCTCGGCTTCGGTCTACACGGAGATCACCGACGTCGAGAACGAGGTGAACGGCCTGCTCACCTACGACCGGCAGGTGGTCAAGGTGGACACCGCCCGGGTGAAGGCCGCCAACCAGGCCCTCATCCAGGCCTCCAGGACCCCCGCACCCCCGGTCACCCTGCCCACCGGCCAGTACAAGTCGCTCCGGGTCACCACGCCCGGCCATACGAACAAGTACCTGCGCCACTCCCAGGAGCTCGCCTACACGGCCGTCGTCGACGGCGGCAGCAGCACGCTGCTGAAGAACGACGCCACCTGGAAGATCGTCACCGGCCTGGCGAACGGCAACTGCTATTCGCTGGAGTCCCGCAACTACCCCGGTGAGTACCTGCGCCACAGGGACTTCCGGGTCCGCCGCGACGCGGACGACGGCTCAGCCCTCTTCAAGGCCGACGCCACGTGGTGCGCGATCGCGGGTCAGGGCGGGGTACGGCTGTCGAGCGCCAATCTTCCCGGCAGCTATCTGCGCCACATCGACTCGGAGGTGTGGCTGGCCTCTCCGGGCGGCGGTCACGCGTGGGACAACGCGGCCACCTTCACCGAGGACACGACGTGGGCGGTGGACGCGCCCTGGGCGCCCTGA